A part of Melittangium boletus DSM 14713 genomic DNA contains:
- a CDS encoding SET domain-containing protein-lysine N-methyltransferase, translating into MQPGEPLFIHPGLRVQPCEWGYGVFTEQAIPEGTILEECHYLKAPFRSVRNSPLTDYVFNIEWGPHEEDRGGEWVAIVMGFGMVYNHSQEPNVSYYRGFQKGASPKDVFTFYALRDIEPGEQLCISYGENWWKTRGQEMP; encoded by the coding sequence ATGCAGCCAGGTGAGCCGCTCTTCATCCATCCGGGCCTGAGGGTCCAGCCGTGCGAGTGGGGTTACGGAGTCTTCACGGAGCAGGCCATCCCCGAGGGCACCATCCTCGAGGAATGCCACTACCTCAAGGCGCCCTTCCGCTCCGTGCGCAACTCCCCGCTGACCGACTACGTGTTCAACATCGAGTGGGGCCCCCACGAGGAGGACCGGGGCGGCGAGTGGGTGGCGATCGTGATGGGCTTCGGGATGGTCTACAACCACTCGCAGGAGCCGAACGTGTCGTACTACCGGGGCTTCCAGAAGGGAGCGTCGCCCAAGGACGTGTTCACCTTCTACGCGCTGCGTGACATCGAGCCGGGCGAGCAGTTGTGCATCAGCTACGGGGAGAACTGGTGGAAGACGCGCGGCCAGGAGATGCCCTGA
- a CDS encoding SusC/RagA family TonB-linked outer membrane protein — MTLKQALISGCAVALLSVEAQAQTPPAPPASPAPANTRRITGKVLDALTNDGQPFTRVIIKGTTTGTETELDGTFSLEVPKGPVTLLFSSQDHKDREVTVGATRDTVTVSLEASFVEEMVVVGRASEVARKNLANSVASVNAEELNRAPASTVDQALQGKVAGANIQSNSGAPGGGIQLKLRGVSTINGSTAPLYVIDGVIVSDVAIASGVYQVTESVRGPNPNATQDNQVNRIADLNPNDIESIEILKGASAAAIYGSKASNGVVIINTKRGRAGAAPKVDVTQRLGMYTLMNKLGARRVGSLDEAIAAFGPKAADYYVPGRYYDHEQQLAGRKDLSYETLASVSGAAGDTRYFVSAQVKDDKGIIANTGYQKQSFRLNLGQKLGPDIEVNASTNLVHTSSNRGVTNNDNANVSYYMVLPGTPSFVDLRSGANGLYPANPFLANGSNPLQTAALVGNDENVWRLLGAADAVWNAYKTESQSFRVLANVGVDRFQQQNTLLFPPELNFQQVLERPGVSLFGTSQVLNLNTGFNLVHNYKPVGGALSANTSAGFQYEQRGIDTVYINSQGLTAGQPNVSSGTKVGVLENRQLVKDRGVYIQEEMLLLNERLTLVGAVRGEQSSNNGNPNAIFFYPKLATAYRFASFHPAINEFKVRAAYGETGNQPLYGYKFIGLSPNSNIEGQGGLVTTGIVGNASIRPERQREFEVGLDTVLFNGDAVVEVSLYQRNISDLLLQRALAPSTGYTLEYFNGGGMRNRGVEAMLQVTPVRTPDWEWTSTATFALNRSLITDLPVPDFIVGGFGTSLGAFRIEKGASATQIVGNSGLKADGTCCEVKKIGDTEPTFRVGFSNSIKRGPISLSFLIDWQQGSDIINLTRYLYDASSNSPDYVGAGEQRQLNQKTNATTYLESATFVKLRELTLTYNLPETFVTRIPGVKTARLSLSGRNLLTLTNYSGLDPEVSNFGNQAIARNIDVAPFPPSRSFWTSIDVGF, encoded by the coding sequence ATGACGCTGAAACAGGCGTTGATTTCGGGGTGCGCGGTCGCACTCCTCTCCGTCGAAGCCCAGGCCCAAACCCCACCGGCACCGCCTGCCAGCCCCGCTCCGGCCAATACGCGCCGCATCACCGGCAAGGTCCTGGACGCGCTCACCAATGATGGTCAGCCGTTCACCCGCGTCATCATCAAGGGCACCACCACCGGCACCGAGACGGAGCTGGATGGCACCTTCTCCCTGGAGGTGCCCAAGGGGCCCGTGACGCTGCTGTTCTCCAGCCAGGATCACAAGGACCGGGAAGTGACGGTGGGCGCCACGCGCGACACCGTGACGGTGTCCCTGGAGGCGAGCTTCGTCGAGGAGATGGTGGTGGTGGGCCGCGCGAGCGAGGTGGCCCGCAAGAACCTGGCCAACTCGGTGGCGAGCGTGAACGCGGAGGAGCTCAACCGCGCGCCCGCCTCCACGGTGGACCAGGCGCTGCAGGGCAAGGTGGCCGGCGCCAACATCCAGAGCAACTCGGGAGCTCCGGGCGGCGGCATCCAGCTCAAGCTGCGCGGCGTGTCCACCATCAACGGCTCCACGGCGCCGCTCTACGTCATCGACGGCGTCATCGTGAGCGACGTGGCCATCGCCTCGGGCGTCTACCAGGTGACCGAGTCGGTGCGCGGCCCCAACCCGAACGCCACCCAGGACAACCAGGTCAACCGCATCGCGGACCTGAACCCCAACGACATCGAGAGCATCGAAATCCTCAAGGGCGCGTCCGCGGCGGCCATCTACGGCTCCAAGGCCAGCAACGGCGTGGTCATCATCAACACCAAGCGGGGCCGCGCGGGCGCCGCCCCCAAGGTGGACGTGACGCAGCGCCTGGGCATGTACACGCTCATGAACAAGCTGGGCGCGCGCCGCGTGGGCTCGCTCGACGAGGCCATCGCCGCCTTCGGCCCCAAGGCGGCCGACTATTACGTGCCCGGCCGGTATTACGACCACGAGCAGCAGCTCGCGGGCCGCAAGGACCTGTCCTACGAAACGCTCGCCAGCGTGAGCGGCGCCGCGGGCGACACCCGCTACTTCGTCTCCGCCCAGGTAAAGGACGACAAGGGCATCATCGCGAACACGGGCTACCAGAAGCAGTCCTTCCGCCTCAACCTGGGGCAGAAGCTGGGGCCGGACATCGAGGTGAACGCCTCGACGAACCTGGTGCACACGAGCAGCAACCGCGGCGTCACCAACAACGACAACGCCAACGTCTCCTATTACATGGTGTTGCCGGGCACGCCGAGCTTCGTGGACCTGCGCTCCGGCGCCAACGGGCTCTACCCCGCCAACCCCTTCCTCGCCAACGGCTCCAACCCGCTGCAGACCGCGGCGCTGGTGGGCAATGACGAGAATGTCTGGCGTCTGCTCGGCGCGGCCGACGCGGTGTGGAACGCCTACAAGACGGAGTCGCAGAGCTTCCGCGTGCTCGCCAACGTGGGCGTGGATCGCTTCCAGCAGCAGAACACGCTGCTGTTCCCACCCGAGCTCAACTTCCAGCAGGTGCTCGAGCGGCCGGGCGTGTCGCTCTTCGGCACCAGCCAGGTGCTCAACCTCAACACCGGCTTCAACCTGGTGCACAACTACAAGCCCGTGGGAGGCGCCCTCAGCGCCAACACCTCGGCGGGCTTCCAGTACGAGCAGCGCGGCATCGACACGGTCTACATCAACAGCCAGGGCCTCACCGCCGGCCAGCCCAACGTGAGCTCGGGCACCAAGGTGGGCGTGCTGGAGAACCGCCAGCTCGTCAAGGACCGCGGCGTCTACATCCAGGAGGAGATGCTGCTGCTCAACGAGCGCCTCACCCTGGTGGGCGCGGTGCGCGGCGAGCAGAGCAGCAACAACGGCAACCCGAACGCCATCTTCTTCTACCCGAAGCTGGCCACCGCCTACCGCTTCGCCTCGTTCCACCCGGCCATCAACGAATTCAAGGTGCGCGCGGCCTACGGTGAGACGGGCAACCAGCCGCTCTACGGCTACAAGTTCATCGGCCTGTCGCCGAACAGCAACATCGAGGGCCAGGGCGGGCTGGTCACCACGGGCATCGTGGGCAACGCCAGCATCCGTCCCGAGCGCCAGCGCGAGTTCGAGGTCGGCTTGGACACGGTGCTCTTCAACGGAGACGCCGTGGTGGAGGTGTCCCTCTACCAGCGCAACATCAGCGACCTGCTCCTGCAGCGCGCGCTCGCGCCCTCCACCGGCTACACGCTCGAGTATTTCAACGGCGGCGGCATGCGCAACCGCGGCGTGGAGGCCATGCTCCAGGTGACGCCCGTGCGCACCCCGGACTGGGAATGGACGAGCACCGCCACCTTCGCCCTCAACCGCAGCCTCATCACGGACCTGCCCGTGCCCGACTTCATCGTGGGTGGCTTCGGCACGAGCCTCGGCGCCTTCCGCATCGAGAAGGGCGCGAGCGCCACGCAGATCGTCGGCAACTCCGGCCTCAAGGCGGACGGCACGTGCTGCGAGGTGAAGAAGATTGGCGACACCGAGCCCACCTTCCGCGTGGGCTTCTCCAACAGCATCAAGCGCGGCCCCATCTCCCTGTCCTTCCTCATCGACTGGCAGCAGGGCAGCGACATCATCAACCTCACGCGCTACCTCTATGACGCCTCCAGCAACTCCCCGGACTACGTGGGCGCGGGCGAGCAGCGCCAGTTGAACCAGAAGACGAACGCCACCACCTACCTGGAGAGCGCCACCTTCGTGAAGCTGCGTGAATTGACGCTCACCTACAACCTGCCCGAGACTTTCGTCACGCGCATTCCCGGCGTCAAAACCGCGCGTCTGAGTTTGAGCGGCCGCAACCTTTTGACCCTCACCAACTACTCGGGTCTGGATCCCGAGGTGAGCAACTTCGGCAACCAGGCCATCGCCCGCAACATCGACGTGGCCCCCTTCCCGCCCAGCCGCAGCTTCTGGACGTCCATTGATGTGGGGTTCTGA
- a CDS encoding AAA family ATPase has product MSELLSPAEARDAAERVSLLRKGLNQVLLDQPRVVEQVVVAVLARGHVLLEGLPGLGKTELCKALARLLGLPFRRIQFTPDLLPGDITGTYVLEGEGRRDFTFREGPLFAHVVLADEINRSSPKTQAALLEAMQERGVTVLGQTRALPDPFFVLATQNPIELEGTYPLPEAQLDRFLFRVQVPSVGASTLTALLTTRVRGSPPVLPPVADAARLAELFAAVDRVHLPVPVADFIGRLVEASDPNSPGAPEPVRRFVRFGASPRAALALAASGRALALTRGKPNVGFDEVVACAPAVLNHRLVLAYEASLEKVGPLDVVRSLLQSIPEVPRA; this is encoded by the coding sequence GTGTCGGAACTGTTGAGCCCCGCCGAGGCGCGGGACGCGGCGGAGCGGGTGTCCCTGCTGCGGAAGGGGTTGAATCAGGTGCTGCTCGACCAGCCGCGGGTCGTGGAGCAGGTCGTGGTGGCGGTGCTCGCGCGGGGCCATGTGCTGCTGGAAGGCCTTCCGGGCCTGGGCAAGACGGAGCTGTGCAAGGCGCTCGCGAGGCTGCTCGGGCTGCCTTTCCGCCGCATCCAGTTCACCCCGGACCTGCTGCCCGGCGACATCACCGGCACCTATGTCCTGGAGGGCGAGGGCCGCCGCGACTTCACCTTCCGCGAGGGGCCCCTGTTCGCCCACGTGGTGCTCGCGGATGAAATCAACCGCTCCAGTCCCAAGACGCAGGCGGCCCTCCTGGAGGCCATGCAGGAGCGCGGCGTGACGGTGCTTGGCCAGACGCGGGCGCTGCCGGATCCCTTCTTCGTGCTCGCCACGCAAAACCCCATCGAGCTGGAGGGCACCTACCCCCTGCCCGAGGCGCAGCTCGACCGTTTCCTCTTCCGGGTCCAGGTGCCGTCCGTGGGCGCGAGCACGCTCACCGCCCTGCTCACCACGCGCGTGCGGGGCAGCCCGCCCGTGTTGCCCCCCGTGGCGGACGCGGCGCGCCTCGCGGAGTTGTTCGCGGCGGTGGATCGCGTGCACCTGCCCGTGCCGGTGGCGGACTTCATCGGCCGTCTGGTGGAGGCGAGCGATCCGAACAGCCCGGGCGCGCCGGAGCCGGTGCGCCGCTTCGTGCGCTTCGGCGCCAGCCCTCGCGCCGCCCTGGCCCTGGCCGCCTCCGGACGCGCGCTCGCGCTGACGCGGGGCAAGCCCAACGTGGGCTTCGACGAGGTGGTGGCCTGTGCCCCCGCCGTGCTCAACCACCGGCTGGTGCTCGCCTACGAGGCCTCGCTGGAGAAGGTGGGCCCTCTGGACGTGGTGCGCTCGCTCCTCCAGTCCATCCCCGAGGTGCCCCGTGCGTGA
- a CDS encoding RagB/SusD family nutrient uptake outer membrane protein, with product MKIRDMKKMTKVALLLSTAMGLGGCDLTVPDLNRPSQDSLERTPTRSGVISAAVGLLVGNRSGVATQGGYVSMLGVLGRESYIMDSADPRYVGELLAGATLDSGSPAFGGAFWTAPYANIRNANTLLHALEVVDGVSDEEKEAFRGFAKTIQALDYLVLINTRDINGVVLDVDHPIGSPLAPIITDRDQVHAFIADLLDQARAHLQAGGTTFPFPLSSGFEDFDRPGEKMSIANFIKFNRAIKARVDVYRRKWAEALVDLEGSFLDINAPLNRGVYHAFGTGSGDTPDELNDPDIYAHPSIVTDAEYQEADPTLRDARVLSKVKLAKEPRKYQGVSSDYTFAHYPSATSPVPIIRNEELILLRAEASFQSGDTSEARTLLNFIRVTSGKLSELSGEGDIDYVTELLKQRRYSLLFEGGHRWIDMRRYGRLDELPIDVQGHSVHERFPVPIGETDARQ from the coding sequence ATGAAGATCCGCGACATGAAGAAGATGACGAAGGTGGCGCTGCTCCTGTCCACCGCCATGGGACTCGGTGGGTGTGATCTGACGGTGCCGGACCTCAACCGGCCGAGCCAGGACTCACTCGAGCGCACGCCCACCCGCTCCGGCGTCATCAGCGCCGCCGTGGGCCTGCTGGTGGGCAACCGCTCGGGCGTCGCCACCCAGGGTGGCTATGTGTCCATGCTGGGGGTGCTCGGCCGTGAGTCGTACATCATGGACTCGGCGGACCCGCGCTACGTGGGCGAGCTGCTGGCGGGCGCGACGTTGGACTCCGGCAGCCCGGCGTTCGGCGGAGCCTTCTGGACCGCGCCCTACGCCAACATCCGCAACGCCAACACCCTGCTCCACGCCCTGGAGGTGGTGGATGGGGTGAGCGACGAGGAGAAGGAGGCCTTCCGGGGCTTCGCCAAGACGATCCAGGCCCTGGACTACCTGGTGCTCATCAACACCCGGGACATCAATGGCGTGGTGCTCGACGTGGACCACCCCATCGGCTCGCCCCTGGCGCCCATCATCACGGACCGCGATCAGGTGCACGCCTTCATCGCCGACCTGCTGGATCAGGCCCGGGCGCACCTCCAGGCCGGGGGCACCACGTTCCCCTTCCCCCTGAGCAGCGGCTTCGAGGACTTCGACCGGCCGGGCGAGAAGATGTCGATCGCGAACTTCATCAAGTTCAACCGCGCCATCAAGGCGCGCGTGGATGTGTACCGGCGGAAGTGGGCGGAGGCGCTGGTCGACCTGGAGGGCTCCTTCCTCGACATCAACGCCCCGCTCAACCGGGGCGTCTACCACGCGTTCGGCACGGGCTCCGGTGACACGCCCGACGAGCTCAACGATCCCGACATCTACGCCCATCCCTCCATCGTCACGGACGCGGAGTACCAGGAAGCGGACCCCACGCTCCGGGATGCCCGCGTGCTGAGCAAGGTGAAGCTGGCCAAGGAGCCCCGCAAGTACCAGGGCGTCAGCTCCGACTACACCTTCGCCCACTACCCGTCGGCCACCTCGCCCGTGCCCATCATCCGCAACGAGGAGCTCATCCTCCTGCGCGCCGAGGCCTCGTTCCAGTCCGGGGACACCTCGGAGGCCCGCACGCTCCTCAACTTCATCCGCGTGACGTCGGGCAAGTTGAGCGAGCTGTCGGGCGAGGGCGACATCGACTACGTCACCGAGCTGCTCAAGCAGCGCCGCTACTCGCTGCTCTTCGAGGGCGGACACCGGTGGATCGACATGCGCCGCTACGGCCGGCTCGACGAGCTGCCCATCGACGTGCAGGGCCACAGCGTCCACGAGCGCTTCCCCGTCCCCATCGGTGAGACGGACGCCCGTCAGTAG
- a CDS encoding NHL repeat-containing protein, translating to MARLGLWSVVAGVAACGGESPPPEATKYYVKGSVTGLSGEVTLQLNGQERLTRTADGPFAFETPLADQTSYAVAVATQPPEQDCAVEGGTGQVAGADGGPVQVRCTAKTYSVGGSVTGARGSLALTLGTETLPLSVEGRFTFVTRLPRGSPYEVGLSQVPTGLRCTVSKGSGTVAGAVEDISVRCHDWYTLTAHQSASGVLGQGDFTSRTADRGSSTGAGTLNRPLGNPAFVAGQLYVADQGSNRILGFAGVPGTLGADAQWVLGQADFSGYDSGAGLQGLGQPSGLSGDSTRLAVADQRNSRVLVYAPLPSTTATAPTVVLGQPDFDTTPFGCAANALSYPQDVFVGHGKLLVADSANHRVLVWNSPPTTNGQPADVVLGQRTFDTCRRNDANGDGTPDSKPGPTTLFNPSGVWTDGQRLAVVDSYNNRVLIWNTFPTTNAQPADVVLGQKDFTSNAAALSATGVDNPATLTSTGEQLFVTDTLNHRVLVWNSFPTASATPPDLVLGQADFTRADRFDPPTGTAPSARSLVEPGGITLAWPYVVVSDYGNNRVLLFQSQ from the coding sequence ATGGCTCGTCTCGGACTGTGGAGCGTGGTGGCGGGAGTGGCCGCCTGTGGCGGTGAATCCCCCCCTCCCGAAGCCACGAAGTACTACGTGAAGGGAAGCGTCACCGGCCTGTCCGGCGAGGTGACCCTCCAGCTCAATGGGCAGGAGCGCCTCACGCGGACGGCGGATGGGCCCTTCGCGTTCGAGACCCCCCTGGCGGATCAGACGAGCTACGCGGTGGCCGTGGCCACCCAGCCCCCGGAGCAGGACTGCGCCGTGGAGGGAGGGACCGGCCAGGTGGCGGGCGCGGACGGAGGGCCCGTCCAGGTGCGCTGCACCGCGAAGACGTATTCCGTCGGAGGCTCGGTGACGGGCGCGCGGGGCTCGCTCGCGCTGACGCTCGGTACCGAGACGCTTCCACTCTCCGTGGAGGGCCGCTTCACGTTCGTCACCCGGCTGCCCCGGGGAAGCCCATACGAGGTGGGCCTGAGCCAGGTGCCCACGGGCCTGCGCTGCACCGTGTCGAAGGGCAGCGGCACCGTGGCGGGCGCCGTGGAGGACATCTCGGTGCGCTGCCATGACTGGTACACGCTCACCGCCCACCAGTCCGCGAGCGGCGTGCTGGGCCAGGGAGACTTCACCAGCCGGACAGCGGATCGGGGAAGCAGCACGGGCGCGGGCACGCTCAACAGACCCCTGGGCAATCCCGCGTTCGTGGCGGGCCAGCTCTACGTCGCGGATCAAGGCTCCAACCGGATCCTGGGCTTCGCGGGCGTGCCTGGCACCCTGGGCGCGGACGCCCAATGGGTCCTCGGGCAGGCGGACTTCTCCGGCTACGACTCCGGCGCGGGCCTCCAGGGACTGGGACAGCCCTCGGGATTGAGCGGAGACAGCACCCGGCTGGCCGTGGCGGACCAGCGCAACAGCCGCGTCCTCGTCTACGCGCCGCTCCCCTCCACCACCGCCACCGCCCCCACCGTGGTGCTGGGCCAGCCCGACTTCGACACGACCCCCTTCGGCTGCGCCGCGAACGCGCTCAGCTACCCCCAGGACGTCTTCGTCGGCCACGGCAAGTTGCTCGTGGCGGACAGCGCCAACCACCGCGTCCTCGTGTGGAACTCCCCGCCCACCACGAACGGCCAGCCCGCGGACGTGGTGCTCGGCCAGCGCACCTTCGACACCTGCCGCCGCAATGACGCCAATGGCGATGGCACGCCCGACAGCAAGCCGGGCCCCACCACGCTCTTCAACCCCAGCGGCGTGTGGACGGATGGCCAGCGGCTGGCCGTGGTCGACAGCTACAACAACCGCGTCCTGATCTGGAACACCTTCCCCACCACGAACGCCCAGCCCGCGGACGTGGTGCTCGGCCAGAAGGACTTCACCTCGAACGCGGCCGCCCTCTCCGCCACGGGGGTGGACAACCCCGCCACCCTCACCTCCACCGGCGAGCAGCTCTTCGTCACCGACACCCTGAACCACCGCGTCCTGGTGTGGAACAGCTTCCCCACCGCCTCCGCCACCCCGCCGGATCTCGTCCTCGGACAGGCCGACTTCACCCGGGCCGACCGGTTTGATCCGCCCACGGGCACGGCCCCCAGCGCGCGGAGCCTCGTCGAGCCGGGTGGCATCACGCTCGCCTGGCCGTATGTCGTCGTCTCGGACTACGGCAACAACCGCGTCCTCCTGTTCCAGAGTCAGTAG
- a CDS encoding M20/M25/M40 family metallo-hydrolase: MSKFGPVVAWLACATSVFAAPPTQATAPSQEREVWITIGTDALKPVRSAFRGQGLTLPDPTYQKGGVAVMRLRESQVMQLGHAVHEELNRCAGFIAHDSEAEAVAAANADAAPQPMATPTYFINNAPSVNALIGEVRELDIRNTINSLSTNFTNRYYNAQSGQDAAVWLRAQWGELAKGRPDISVTYFKHFGWKQQSVIATIQGTTHPNEIVVIGGHLDSINQNSPTTGAAPGADDDASGIACVTEIFRAAIAKGYKPARTVKFMAYAAEEVGLYGSNAIATSYKNEGANVVGVLQLDMTNYKGASDDFGITTDRTNPALNTHVINLITTYLSPLTYTQFACGYGCSDHASWTSAGFPAAMPFEATISTDNKKIHTPEDTLTYMGGTADHALKFAKLGAAFMAEVAKGATEGNTPPKAGPSQHNTALFDSTYKVPRCVEEGLSCDSGTLLNGRANLGPEVNRPNTLKGECPDGTSGIFHNDESIDRIKVSTPDGTDLIAGKTAKIDVTVFSYSTTTDRLDLYSAANADSPEWKLIGTLTPASAGTSTLSTTYTLPTGGVQALRARFRYNGTPAACGNGTYDDHDDLVFAVGAPAVP, encoded by the coding sequence ATGAGCAAGTTCGGTCCGGTCGTCGCGTGGCTCGCCTGTGCCACATCCGTGTTCGCGGCGCCCCCGACCCAGGCCACCGCCCCGAGCCAGGAGCGCGAGGTGTGGATCACCATCGGCACGGACGCGCTGAAGCCCGTGCGCTCCGCCTTCCGGGGCCAGGGCCTGACGCTCCCCGACCCCACGTACCAGAAGGGCGGCGTGGCGGTGATGCGCCTGCGCGAGTCCCAGGTGATGCAACTGGGACACGCGGTGCACGAGGAACTCAACCGCTGTGCGGGCTTCATCGCCCATGACTCCGAGGCGGAGGCGGTGGCCGCGGCGAACGCGGACGCGGCGCCCCAGCCCATGGCCACGCCCACCTACTTCATCAACAACGCCCCGTCGGTGAACGCGCTGATCGGCGAGGTGCGGGAACTCGACATCCGCAACACCATCAACAGCCTGTCCACCAACTTCACCAACCGCTACTACAACGCGCAGTCGGGCCAGGACGCGGCCGTGTGGCTACGGGCCCAGTGGGGCGAGCTGGCCAAGGGCCGTCCGGACATCTCGGTGACGTACTTCAAGCACTTCGGCTGGAAGCAGCAGTCCGTCATCGCCACCATCCAGGGCACCACGCACCCCAATGAAATCGTGGTGATCGGCGGCCACCTGGACTCCATCAACCAGAACAGTCCCACCACGGGCGCCGCGCCGGGCGCGGATGATGACGCCTCGGGCATTGCCTGCGTCACGGAGATCTTCCGGGCGGCCATCGCCAAGGGCTACAAGCCCGCGCGCACGGTGAAGTTCATGGCCTACGCGGCCGAGGAGGTGGGCCTGTACGGCTCCAACGCCATCGCCACCTCGTACAAGAACGAGGGCGCCAACGTGGTGGGCGTGCTGCAACTGGACATGACGAACTACAAGGGCGCCTCCGACGACTTCGGCATCACCACGGATCGCACCAACCCCGCGCTCAACACCCACGTCATCAACCTCATCACCACCTACCTCTCGCCGCTCACCTACACGCAGTTCGCGTGTGGCTATGGCTGCTCGGACCATGCCTCGTGGACCAGCGCGGGCTTCCCCGCGGCCATGCCCTTCGAGGCGACGATCAGCACGGACAACAAGAAGATCCACACCCCCGAGGACACGCTCACGTACATGGGCGGCACGGCGGATCACGCGCTCAAGTTCGCCAAGCTCGGCGCGGCCTTCATGGCGGAGGTGGCCAAGGGCGCCACCGAGGGCAACACCCCGCCCAAGGCGGGCCCGAGCCAGCACAACACCGCCCTCTTCGACTCGACGTACAAGGTTCCCCGGTGCGTCGAGGAGGGCCTGAGCTGCGACTCGGGCACGCTGCTCAACGGCCGCGCCAACCTGGGCCCCGAGGTGAACCGGCCCAACACCCTCAAGGGCGAGTGCCCCGACGGCACCTCGGGCATCTTCCACAACGACGAGTCCATCGACCGCATCAAGGTGAGCACCCCGGATGGCACGGACCTCATCGCCGGCAAGACGGCGAAGATCGACGTGACCGTGTTCTCCTACTCCACGACGACGGACCGGCTGGACCTGTACTCCGCGGCCAACGCCGACAGCCCCGAGTGGAAGCTCATCGGCACGCTCACCCCGGCGAGCGCGGGCACGAGCACCCTGTCCACCACGTACACCCTGCCCACGGGCGGCGTGCAGGCCCTTCGCGCGCGCTTCCGCTACAACGGCACCCCGGCCGCCTGCGGTAACGGGACCTACGACGACCACGACGACCTGGTCTTCGCGGTGGGCGCGCCCGCGGTGCCCTGA